A genomic window from Passer domesticus isolate bPasDom1 chromosome Z, bPasDom1.hap1, whole genome shotgun sequence includes:
- the PMAIP1 gene encoding phorbol-12-myristate-13-acetate-induced protein 1 encodes MMPGRTLRKTASPAAPAGRNSEAAAECALELTRIGDRWDLRQRLLNLLAKLFCPGTWGARGHGERSGGGPWLCGFGRRGSTDIGR; translated from the exons ATGATGCCCGGCCGGACCCTGCGCAAAACCGCGTCGCCAGCCGCTCCTGCAG GGCGAAACTCGGAGGCGGCGGCGGAGTGCGCCCTGGAGCTGACCCGCATCGGCGACAGGTGGGACCTGCGGCAGAGGCTCCTCAACCTGCTGGCCAAGCTCTTCTGCCCCGGAACGTGGGGTGCCCGCGGACACGGCGAGCGAAGCGGAGGAGGACCTTGGCTTTGTGGGTTTGGAAGAAGAGGCTCCACAGACATTGGGAGATGA